Proteins from one Anastrepha obliqua isolate idAnaObli1 chromosome 2, idAnaObli1_1.0, whole genome shotgun sequence genomic window:
- the LOC129237152 gene encoding uncharacterized protein LOC129237152 yields the protein MFKNFLKLSSLSQILAFILGILQVEGRPQDVPTNGEVATNVPSIFRVGLGVNLFNTGTTRLNDYAFIDDEDDDGDEDEIICLERIIGMSYCPEVPNYSEATQLDKIDPQQFEQFKSYFQDDLMQPENAVGRVVDETGNCVTKSRVIYPQGGLTKESKWVLIVQHKQHKQGVLVSWCEKIELPCRYNLLYGYSRCKQRFVYKKFVVLVNGVMKEAMIKLPSSCECALDADMAKN from the coding sequence ATGTTTAAAAACTTCTTAAAGTTGAGTTCGTTATCACAGATTCTGGCGTTTATTTTGGGTATACTTCAAGTTGAAGGCAGACCGCAAGATGTACCTACCAATGGCGAAGTAGCTACCAATGTACCAAGCATATTCAGAGTTGGACTCGGCGTAAATTTATTCAATACAGGAACAACCAGATTAAATGATTACGCATTCATTGATGACGAGGACGACGATGGTGATGAAGACGAAATCATCTGTCTTGAACGAATTATTGGAATGTCATATTGCCCAGAAGTTCCAAATTATTCGGAAGCTACACAATTGGACAAGATCGACCCCCAACAATTCGAGCAGTTCAAATCATATTTTCAGGATGATTTAATGCAACCGGAAAACGCCGTTGGTCGTGTGGTGGATGAGACGGGGAATTGCGTTACTAAGTCACGCGTAATTTATCCCCAGGGTGGCCTTACCAAAGAGTCCAAGTGGGTGCTGATCGTGCAACATAAGCAGCATAAGCAAGGGGTGCTAGTGAGCTGGTGTGAAAAGATTGAGTTGCCTTGCAGATATAATTTGTTGTACGGCTATTCGAGATGTAAACAACGTTTCGTCTATAAGAAATTTGTGGTGTTGGTGAATGGTGTGATGAAGGAGGCGATGATTAAATTACCGAGCTCTTGCGAATGCGCTCTGGATGCCGATAtggctaaaaattaa